The proteins below come from a single Onychomys torridus chromosome 18, mOncTor1.1, whole genome shotgun sequence genomic window:
- the Umodl1 gene encoding uromodulin-like 1: MMSRTLKLALLALACTVDLSQASGFTENGLSLLSYQLCSYPVTHRVQRLQEVQTSHTAYVHCGGWIPWKKCPKTVYQTQYLAVEVPESRNVTSCCEGFEQLGFYCVLSLNRSREFASRPGVCPTAEPESSSPPCGLDTDCSGLQKCCSWSGTRRCATPAPTGAERILVSWYNVTVLVKMGFEDLQREDPGFRNHTRLLYSLVTSALQPLNPAVHYLNSAGGKDTVTTVSWLLLGLPRLLTVGNVSAMLDDMVNRVYEVISIQVQDVNECLYSELHACSEGEQCLNTEGSYQCVATQPLNATDEDCPPIRDFVALDVTSSSFHVSWSLNSTQNHTFHVQVYQGRETLRSTQTRSRTLVVPGLEAGVLYGVRTSYQGCGANVSATLVVKTDARVFQVTIRIMNRNLTEQILNCSSEEFRNFSQQLFREVENSFPPVIFDMYRRGKLRLQIVSLQAGSLVVTLRVTLQDAEFPVGVSTLRPLLLRLAASTVFQVDQQGTLVQDWDECAHSSEHDCHPTARCINLEGSYTCRCLTARDANPSRAGRVCKGDMVTPTGGGLSVTTEVTAPTVSVGITGFGPETLTLSPSPRHPRSTPTRSQAWTPGLPSGRDGNSTARQERTSTGQGVETLSTAPSLGTSHGIPSSMASSFPSAPGPTHGSLQKTTDVPLHSTREPQENFTIGPPSVTTSPTSYVVWHPSPTWETPPPNSTRLQNEDSRPSSFPGLPSASTPVAPEPPACVPGPIGKVTVSNVTSTSFSLQWSTDISFSPTFYLTLVSPRGPAVTMETQDNNVTLSGLEPGVLHLVEIVAKVCGKEGSRTQLRVRTVAQKLAGEVRIANIRYSESLRNASSREHQDFVQLFFRTVRDSLPATLRQHMDTGKIRVDIINITNGSVVVEFHLLITADLDVREVSATFLTALQNTSVLEVVQGKTFLQDYNECEMREDDCEPGTCRNTFGSFTCSCDRGGPDSHVEYSGRSCEGDSSSSIVQTPGPEWLPTPAGTRGAPVPDSSSVAQGQSRRLNLTDAVGVSCEIEMVVIAIQKRFLQQEAIPEASLYLGEPSCNVSKSNSTHVFLVAGWGECGTLVQSNMTSTVVTTTLKNDLSPEGVIHHLQILSPIHCAFRNDLLTSSGYTPQWGVYTIFEDLHGTGSFITEMQLFIGDSPIPQNYSVSASDEIKIEVGLHRQKSSLKVVLTECWATPSSNARDPITFGFINNSCPVPNTYTSVIQNGNSSKAQFKLRIFSFVNNSIVYLHCKLRVCMENSRNTCRISCNDFRLLRSSEAEHQMSWGPLRRSEGEPAYTKPGLETSYIVIIAVAAFSVVAGVAALLILRYQRMKGKYSLRIQTDDFSYQVFSQ, translated from the exons AAAATGGCCTCTCACTTCTGAGCTACCAGCTGTGCAGCTACCCGGTGACTCACCGTGTCCAGAGGCTGCAGGAAGTGCAGACATCCCACACAGCCTACGTGCACTGTGGAGGATGGATCCCATGGAAGAAGTGCCCCAAGACCGTGTACCAGACCCAGTACCTGGCGGTGGAGGTCCCCGAGTCCAggaatgtgaccagctgctgtgAGGGCTTTGAGCAGCTTGGCTTCTACTGCGTTCTGT CCCTGAACCGATCCAGGGAGTTTGCGTCAAGACCTGGGGTCTGCCCAACAGCAGAGCCAGAGTCATCCAGCCCACCATGCGGCTTGGACACTGACTGCTCTGGACTTCAGAAGTGCTGCTCCTGGTCAGGGACCCGCCGCTGTGCGACCCCTGCACCCACAG GTGCAGAGAGGATCCTGGTGAGCTGGTACAATGTGACTGTGCTGGTGAAGATGGGCTTTGAGGACCTGCAACGGGAGGACCCTGGCTTCCGGAACCACACGCGCCTGCTCTACTCTTTG GTCACCAGCGCCTTGCAGCCTCTGAACCCAGCTGTACATTACCTGAACTCAGCTGGTGGCAAGGACACGGTCACCACAGTGTCATGGCTGCTGCTAGGCCTTCCACGGCTCTTGACAGTGGGCAACGTCTCGGCCATGTTGGATGACATGGTGAATCGAGTCTACGAAGTGATCAGCATCCAGGTGCAAG ATGTGAATGAGTGCTTGTACAGTGAGCTCCATGCCTGCTCTGAAGGAGAGCAGTGTCTGAACACGGAGGGCTCCTACCAATGCGTCGCTACCCAGCCGCTGAACGCCACAGACGAAG ATTGCCCTCCAATCCGAGACTTTGTGGCGCTTGATGTCACCAGCAGCAGTTTTCACGTGTCCTGGAGTTTGAATTCCACTCAGAACCACACTTTCCATGTCCAAGTGTACCAAGGCAGAGAAACACTCAGAAGCACCCAGACGAGGAGCCGGACTCTGGTGGTGCCTGGGTTGGAGGCTGGAGTACTGTACGGAGTGAGGACCAGCTACCAGGGGTGCGGGGCCAATGTCTCTGCCACACTGGTTGTCAAGACAG ATGCCCGGGTTTTCCAAGTCACAATACGGATCATGAACCGTAACCTGACAGAGCAGATTCTCAACTGCAGCAGCGAGGAATTCAGGAACTTTTCTCAACAGCTGTTTCGTGAG GTGGAAAACTCCTTCCCCCCAGTCATTTTTGACATGTACAGACGAGGGAAGCTGAGGCTGCAGATCGTGTCCCTGCAGGCTGGGAGCCTGGTGGTGACACTTAGAGTCACCCTGCAAGATGCTGAGTTTCCAGTGGGTGTCTCCACGCTAAGGCCCTTACTCCTGCGGCTGGCGGCAAGCACTGTGTTCCAGGTTGACCAGCAGGGGACGCTAGTGCAAG ACTGGGACGAGTGTGCACACAGCTCTGAACATGACTGCCACCCAACCGCCCGCTGCATCAACCTGGAGGGCTCCTACACATGCCGGTGCCTCACAGCCAGGGATGCCAACCCCTCCCGGGCTGGCCGGGTCTGCAAGG GTGACATGGTGACCCCCACAGGAGGTGGACTGTCTGTAACAACAGAGGTCACTGCCCCAACTGTCAGCGTGGGAATAACAGGCTTTGGCCCAGAGACCCTTACCTTGTCACCAAGTCCCAGGCACCCAAGGAGCACCCCAACAAGAAGTCAGGCTTGGACTCCAGGGCTTCCCTCTGGGAGAGATGGTAACAGCacagccaggcaggagaggacaAGCACAGGGCAAGGGGTGGAGACACTCAGCACGGCCCCAAGCCTGGGGACGAGCCATGGAATTCCCAGCAGTATGGCAAGCTCCTTCCCCAGTGCTCCAGGGCCAACCCATGGTTCCCTCCAGAAGACCACAGACGTCCCACTGCATTCCACCAGAGAGCCGCAGGAAAACTTCACCATAGGCCCACCTTCGGTGACCACTTCACCCACAAGCTATGTTGTGTGGCACCCCAGTCCCACTTGGGAGACACCCCCTCCGAACTCCACAAGACTACAGAATGAAGATTCTCgaccttcctccttcccaggcCTGCCATCGGCCTCAACCCCTGTGGCTCCAGAGCCCCCTGCCTGTG TTCCTGGACCCATTGGAAAGGTCACCGTCTCCAACGTGACCAGTACCAGCTTCTCCCTGCAGTGGTCAACAGACATCAGCTTCTCGCCTACCTTCTACCTCACTTTGGTCTCTCCTCGGGGACCTGCTGTAACTATGGAGACCCAGGACAACAATGTGACATTGTCAGGTCTGGAGCCTGGAGTATTGCACCTGGTAGAGATTGTGGCTAAAGTGTGTGGGAAAGAAGGTTCCAGAACACAGCTGAGAGTGCGGACAG TGGCCCAGAAACTTGCGGGTGAGGTCCGGATAGCAAACATCCGGTATTCAGAATCCCTCCGAAATGCCAGCAGCAGGGAGCACCAAGACTTCGTACAGTTATTCTTCAGGACG GTGCGGGACTCCTTACCGGCCACGCTGCGTCAGCACATGGACACGGGCAAGATCCGTGTGGACATCATCAACATCACAAATGGCAGCGTCGTGGTGGAGTTTCATTTGCTAATAACGGCAGACCTGGATGTCAGGGAGGTGTCTGCCACCTTCCTCACAGCCCTACAGAATACATCGGTGCTGGAGGTGGTCCAAGGCAAAACCTTTCTACAAG ATTACAATGAGTGTGAAATGAGAGAGGATGACTGTGAGCCTGGGACGTGCAGAAACACCTTCGGGTCTTTCACGTGTAGCTGTGATCGGGGAGGACCTGACTCACATGTGGAATATTCTGGAAGATCCTGTGAGG GTGACTCCTCTAGCAGCATAGTCCAGACCCCAGGCCCAGAGTGGCTCCCTACCCCAGCAGGAACTAGGGGTGCCCCTGTGCCAGATTCCAGCTCCGTGGCCCAGGGCCAGTCCCGGCGACTGAACCTGACAGACGCGGTTGGTGTATCCTGTGAGATTGAGATGGTGGTCATCGCCATCCAGAAGCGCTTTCTGCAGCAGGAGGCCATACCCGAGGCTTCCCTGTACCTGGGAGAGCCCTCCTGCAACGTGAGCAAGAGCAATAGCACACACGTGTTCCTGGTGGCTGGCTGGGGCGAGTGCGGGACCCTCGTGCAGAGC AACATGACCAGCACAGTGGTGACCACCACACTGAAGAATGACCTGTCCCCGGAGGGTGTCATCCACCACCTGCAGATCCTCAGTCCCATCCACTGTGCCTTCCGCAATGaccttctgacttcctcaggctACACTCCACAGTGGGG GGTCTACACCATCTTCGAAGACCTCCACGGCACCGGAAGCTTCATCACTGAAATGCAACTGTTCATCGGGGATTCTCCCATACCTCAGAATTATAGCGTGTCCGCCAGTGATGAGATCAAAATCGAAGTGGGGCTCCACAGGCAGAAGAGCAGCCTTAAGGTGGTGCTGACGGAGTGCTGGGCCACCCCCTCCAGCAACGCCAGGGACCCCATCACCTTTGGCTTCATCAACAACAG CTGCCCTGTTCCCAACACCTACACCAGTGTGATCCAGAACGGCAACTCCAGCAAGGCCCAGTTCAAGCTGAGAATCTTCTCCTTCGTCAACAATTCCATCGTCTACCTGCACTGCAAGCTTCGAGTGTGCATGGAGAACTCCAGGAACACGTGCAGGATA AGCTGCAACGACTTCCGGTTGCTGAGAAGCAGTGAAGCCGAGCACCAGATGTCCTGGGGGCCCCTCCGTCGGTCTGAAG